TCATTTTTGACAATGACCTGCCTCTTAATCTCGCTGAGTGCCAGCATGTCTCGGTGGTTTTGTTCCATTTGCTGCAAAACTGCAATTAATCTGTCCAGCGCTGCCATTGCATAATCACCTATTCCTTATCAAAAGACTTAAAATACGGCAGTAACTTGTCAGCAAGTTTACTGCTGTCCACCTGGTAAGTTCCTGAACTCACCTGTTCTTTTAGTTCCTGTATCCGCTGTATACGTCCTGCATCCTGTGTACGACCTTGTTCCTCAAGCATCTTCATCGCCTCCGGAGAAATGGATACCTCGTCCTTACGGCGGCTCTTTTTGGCATCAGCCTGCTGATTGGATTCAACGTTCCTCTGATATGAATTGATTGCACCAATTCTATTGGGTTCATTGATTTTCATACGAAATGCACTTCCTTCCACCTTAGGATTTTCACATTATCTTTATGTTCTCGAACGATTAGGATAATAAAAAAAACCGATAATCTTTAATAAGTTTATCGGTACGTTCCAAAACATTTGTTATAGCAAAACTTGTATTTAAGCCCTCATTCCTATGAATCGCGCAGTTTGTCGACAGCATTGTAGGTTCGCCCGCCTATATTGCCGTTATCCTTCTGACCTACTTCTCGAGCCGCTCCAGCCAAATCTTTCGTCAAACGATTCCGGCAGGAGTCGCACATATGGCCTTCACGAATCAGGGTTGCGCATACTTCACAAGGATACATCATATTTGGGGCGTTTTCGATGGAAATCCGTCCCTCACGAATGAACTTGGTAATATTTTTAATTGAAACT
This window of the Paenibacillus marchantiae genome carries:
- the flgM gene encoding flagellar biosynthesis anti-sigma factor FlgM, which translates into the protein MKINEPNRIGAINSYQRNVESNQQADAKKSRRKDEVSISPEAMKMLEEQGRTQDAGRIQRIQELKEQVSSGTYQVDSSKLADKLLPYFKSFDKE
- a CDS encoding TIGR03826 family flagellar region protein, which encodes MNLGNCPRCGKLYALNFRDVCSNCIKEIELEYQTCVEYLRKNKGTNIQELSDATEVSIKNITKFIREGRISIENAPNMMYPCEVCATLIREGHMCDSCRNRLTKDLAGAAREVGQKDNGNIGGRTYNAVDKLRDS